A section of the Roseomonas marmotae genome encodes:
- a CDS encoding DUF6065 family protein: protein MANDASDRRLIAYTLDQALPPIQPAPVRRDWMDGGQGFPYRCLPLTIANSHGWVVLGECTFDAVWNGGNGANDIAIKMIDQAGPPPLSHFGMGVLTFHVSALFRTPPGINLWVSGPPNTPTDGIAPLSGVVETDWAPMTFTMNWRFTRPFHSVRFTAGEPICFFFPVPRDIVAGMRPETRPLSEDAALHAAHHIWRQQRTSFNADLKRSGSPAQAQGWQRHYHRGQAPAGEGAIHGHATKVQARPFPEVAPG, encoded by the coding sequence ATGGCCAATGATGCCTCGGACCGGCGCCTGATCGCCTATACTCTCGACCAGGCCTTGCCGCCCATCCAGCCTGCCCCGGTTCGCCGGGACTGGATGGATGGCGGCCAGGGTTTTCCCTATCGCTGCCTGCCGCTGACCATCGCCAATAGCCATGGCTGGGTGGTGCTGGGGGAATGCACCTTCGATGCCGTCTGGAATGGCGGCAACGGCGCCAACGACATCGCGATCAAGATGATCGACCAGGCGGGGCCGCCACCGCTGAGCCATTTCGGCATGGGCGTGCTGACCTTCCATGTCAGTGCGCTGTTCCGAACGCCGCCGGGCATCAACCTCTGGGTTTCCGGCCCGCCCAATACGCCGACGGACGGGATAGCCCCTCTCTCTGGCGTGGTGGAGACGGATTGGGCGCCAATGACCTTCACCATGAACTGGCGATTCACCCGCCCCTTCCACAGCGTGCGATTCACGGCGGGGGAACCGATCTGCTTCTTTTTTCCCGTCCCGCGTGACATCGTCGCAGGCATGCGGCCCGAGACACGCCCGCTGTCCGAGGACGCCGCCCTGCATGCCGCCCATCACATCTGGCGGCAGCAGAGGACCAGCTTCAATGCCGATTTGAAGCGAAGCGGCAGCCCGGCGCAGGCACAGGGCTGGCAGCGCCACTATCATCGCGGGCAGGCCCCGGCTGGCGAGGGCGCCATCCACGGCCATGCGACGAAGGTGCAGGCCCGCCCCTTTCCGGAGGTGGCGCCCGGCTAG
- a CDS encoding phosphotransferase, whose translation MQPAVVPPDHLGEILDAPPPPASTEDALELARTYFDLEAVARPLAGERDRNFHLTARDGAEYVLKVVHPAEDPSVTDFQNQALLRLACSDPGLPVPRVHPPLAVRWEVPGQPVRLVRVYSWLAGRPLHLAASGVEQRRALGAMLGRLDLALRGFGHPAQHHVLLWDIQHAARVRGLLSHIEDPARRAIPGSLLDVFERQALPVMRGLRRQVIHNDFNPHNVLADAVDDSHIAGVIDFGDMVHAPLVQDLATACAYHIQPDGHPLRGPAEIAAGFHAVCPLQPEELDILFDLIAVRGVISVAISGWRAQRQPENAPYILRNYPRAWAGLERLAAIPREEARAIFHAACGRTPAP comes from the coding sequence ATGCAGCCCGCTGTCGTCCCGCCCGACCACCTGGGCGAGATCCTGGATGCGCCACCTCCACCAGCTTCCACGGAGGACGCGCTGGAACTGGCGCGGACCTATTTCGACCTCGAGGCGGTGGCGAGGCCGCTGGCTGGCGAACGCGACCGGAACTTTCATCTTACCGCGCGCGACGGCGCGGAATACGTGCTGAAGGTGGTCCATCCGGCCGAGGACCCGTCCGTGACCGATTTCCAGAACCAGGCGCTGCTGCGCCTGGCATGCTCGGACCCGGGACTACCGGTGCCGCGCGTGCATCCGCCGCTGGCGGTGCGCTGGGAGGTTCCGGGGCAGCCGGTACGGCTCGTGCGGGTCTATTCCTGGCTCGCGGGCCGGCCGCTGCACCTCGCGGCGTCGGGCGTGGAACAGCGGCGCGCATTGGGCGCCATGCTCGGGCGCCTGGACCTCGCGCTGCGTGGCTTCGGCCATCCGGCGCAGCACCATGTGCTGCTCTGGGACATTCAACATGCCGCACGCGTGCGCGGATTGCTGTCGCACATCGAGGACCCGGCGCGGCGCGCCATCCCCGGAAGCCTGCTGGATGTTTTCGAGCGGCAGGCGCTTCCGGTCATGCGCGGATTGCGGCGGCAGGTGATCCATAATGACTTCAACCCGCATAACGTGCTGGCCGATGCCGTGGATGATTCCCACATCGCCGGCGTCATCGACTTCGGCGACATGGTGCATGCGCCCCTGGTGCAGGACCTCGCCACCGCCTGCGCCTATCACATCCAGCCCGACGGGCATCCGCTTCGTGGGCCGGCGGAGATCGCCGCCGGGTTCCATGCCGTCTGCCCGCTGCAGCCCGAGGAACTGGACATCCTCTTCGATCTAATCGCGGTGCGCGGCGTCATCAGCGTGGCGATCAGCGGCTGGCGCGCGCAGCGGCAGCCGGAGAACGCGCCCTATATCCTGCGGAACTATCCTCGCGCCTGGGCCGGGCTTGAGCGCCTGGCCGCCATCCCGCGTGAGGAAGCCCGCGCCATCTTCCACGCTGCCTGCGGAAGGACACCCGCCCCGTGA
- a CDS encoding aspartate aminotransferase family protein, with amino-acid sequence MINAFDAKATNGVAPREQALIERRQKLLGPAYRLFYANPVHIVRGEGVWLYDPEGNAYLDVYNNVASVGHCHPHVVAALSRQAAVLNTHTRYLNDTILDYAEKLLGHFPPELSQVMFTCTGSEANDLAYRAARSFTGGTGMIVTRLAYHGVTVAISEMSPSLGGGITLGAHVRTVPAPDLYRSGGQDVGQAFASAVRGAIADMAAHGIRPAALLVDTIFSSDGVFADPAGFLAPAVAAIREAGGLFIADEVQPGFGRTGEGMWGFMRHGVVPDMVTMGKPMGNGHPIAAMVARPEILQAFGERTRYFNTFGGNPVSCAVGQAVLEVIEQEGIVANAKAVGAYLQDGLRALAARHPMIGDVRGAGLFIGVELVRDRETKEPDGETTARLVNGLRERRILISAAGPHANVLKIRPPLVFRKEHADLFLEGVDAVLAEIG; translated from the coding sequence ATGATCAATGCCTTCGATGCCAAGGCCACCAATGGCGTCGCACCGCGCGAACAGGCGCTGATCGAACGGCGGCAGAAGCTGCTGGGTCCGGCCTACCGGCTCTTCTACGCCAATCCCGTCCATATCGTCCGGGGCGAGGGGGTCTGGCTCTACGACCCCGAAGGCAATGCCTATCTCGATGTCTACAACAACGTCGCCAGCGTCGGGCACTGCCACCCGCATGTGGTGGCGGCGCTGTCCCGGCAGGCGGCGGTGCTGAACACCCATACGCGCTACCTGAACGACACCATCCTGGATTATGCCGAGAAGCTCCTGGGCCATTTCCCGCCCGAGCTGTCGCAGGTCATGTTCACCTGCACGGGGAGCGAGGCCAATGACCTTGCCTACCGTGCCGCCCGCAGCTTCACTGGCGGCACCGGCATGATCGTGACGCGGCTGGCCTATCACGGCGTGACGGTGGCGATCTCGGAGATGTCGCCCTCGCTGGGCGGTGGCATCACGCTGGGCGCGCATGTGCGCACCGTGCCGGCGCCGGACCTCTACCGGTCCGGCGGGCAGGATGTCGGCCAGGCATTCGCCAGCGCGGTGCGAGGGGCCATCGCTGATATGGCGGCGCATGGCATCCGGCCCGCGGCGCTGCTGGTGGATACCATCTTCTCCAGCGATGGTGTCTTCGCCGATCCGGCCGGCTTCCTGGCGCCGGCGGTGGCGGCCATCCGCGAGGCCGGCGGGCTCTTCATCGCCGATGAGGTGCAGCCGGGCTTCGGCCGCACGGGGGAAGGCATGTGGGGCTTCATGCGGCACGGGGTGGTGCCTGACATGGTCACCATGGGCAAGCCCATGGGTAACGGCCACCCCATCGCCGCCATGGTGGCGCGGCCCGAGATCCTGCAGGCTTTCGGGGAGCGCACGCGTTACTTCAACACCTTCGGCGGCAATCCGGTCTCCTGCGCCGTCGGGCAGGCCGTGCTGGAAGTGATCGAGCAGGAAGGCATCGTCGCCAATGCGAAGGCGGTCGGTGCCTATCTGCAGGACGGCCTGCGGGCGCTGGCGGCGCGGCACCCCATGATCGGCGACGTGCGGGGCGCCGGCCTCTTCATCGGTGTCGAGCTGGTGCGCGACCGGGAGACGAAGGAGCCGGACGGCGAGACCACGGCCCGGCTGGTGAACGGGCTGCGGGAGCGCCGCATCCTGATCAGCGCAGCGGGGCCCCATGCCAATGTGCTGAAGATCCGCCCCCCGCTGGTCTTCCGGAAGGAGCATGCCGATCTGTTCCTGGAGGGCGTGGACGCCGTGCTGGCCGAGATCGGCTGA
- a CDS encoding ATP-binding protein, with protein sequence MMRRLLPHSLAGRTAVFLTLALMLVQAAGLTIHALDRVDLQRLGVSREISARAFGIWRTVLLAPSDRREAMLFDIELPEGLAADLSDMPAVRPGMPRAPLALVRLFQLDLIASSPPRFRPREALVASGPRPGVLILAMRLPDGPWLNMWLTLPPPRPWHSETFLVAFVLMTGAALALILWATRRMVRPVSALASAADRLGRDVNAPPLPETGPSEVVTAARAFNTMAERIRRFVGDRTQMLAAIGHDLRTPITRLRLRAEFMDDDEQRRKMLADLDEMEAMVNATLAFARDDSATEPSVAVDLAALCRTVLDEAADARPELPAEAISYKGPDRQRIRGRPIALKRALSNLVANALNYAGNACVVLEPPSNGLLTLRVEDDGHGIPEDALEAVFQPFRRLEVSRNRETGGTGLGLPIARNILRAHGGDVVLRNRPEGGLVAVVTLPV encoded by the coding sequence ATGATGCGGCGCCTTCTGCCGCACAGCTTGGCCGGCCGCACGGCGGTCTTTCTGACGCTGGCCCTGATGCTGGTCCAGGCAGCCGGACTCACCATCCATGCTCTGGACCGGGTCGACCTGCAGCGCCTCGGCGTCTCGCGCGAGATCAGCGCGCGTGCCTTCGGCATCTGGCGGACCGTGCTGCTGGCGCCGTCGGACCGGCGCGAAGCCATGCTCTTCGATATCGAGCTGCCGGAGGGACTGGCGGCCGATCTTTCGGACATGCCGGCGGTGCGGCCGGGTATGCCCCGCGCGCCGCTGGCGCTGGTGCGGCTGTTCCAGCTGGACCTGATCGCCTCCAGCCCGCCGCGCTTCCGGCCGCGCGAGGCCCTGGTGGCCAGCGGCCCGCGCCCGGGCGTGCTGATTCTGGCCATGCGCCTGCCCGACGGCCCGTGGCTGAATATGTGGCTGACCCTGCCGCCGCCCCGCCCCTGGCATTCCGAGACCTTCCTGGTCGCCTTCGTGCTGATGACCGGCGCGGCGCTGGCGCTGATCCTCTGGGCGACACGGCGAATGGTGCGCCCGGTCTCCGCCCTGGCCTCGGCGGCGGACCGGCTGGGCCGCGACGTCAATGCGCCTCCGCTGCCGGAGACCGGCCCCAGCGAGGTCGTCACCGCTGCCAGGGCCTTCAACACCATGGCTGAGCGTATTCGCCGTTTCGTGGGTGACCGGACGCAGATGCTGGCCGCCATCGGCCATGACCTGCGGACGCCGATCACCCGGCTGCGGCTGCGCGCCGAATTCATGGACGACGATGAGCAGCGCCGGAAGATGCTGGCTGACCTGGACGAGATGGAGGCGATGGTGAATGCGACCCTTGCCTTCGCCCGTGACGATTCCGCCACGGAGCCCTCGGTCGCGGTGGACCTGGCGGCGTTGTGCCGCACCGTGCTGGACGAGGCCGCGGATGCCCGGCCGGAACTGCCGGCGGAGGCGATTTCCTACAAGGGGCCGGACCGCCAGCGCATCCGTGGTCGCCCTATCGCCCTGAAGCGGGCGCTGTCCAATCTCGTGGCGAACGCGCTGAACTATGCCGGCAACGCCTGTGTGGTCCTGGAACCCCCTTCCAATGGCCTGCTGACGCTGCGGGTGGAGGATGATGGCCACGGCATCCCGGAGGATGCGCTGGAAGCCGTGTTCCAGCCCTTCCGCAGGCTGGAGGTCAGCCGCAACCGGGAGACCGGCGGCACCGGGCTTGGCCTCCCGATCGCCCGCAATATCCTGCGCGCCCACGGTGGCGATGTCGTGCTGCGGAACCGCCCTGAGGGCGGGCTTGTCGCGGTGGTGACGCTGCCGGTCTAG
- the gltX gene encoding glutamate--tRNA ligase, translating to MTVRTRFAPSPTGYLHIGGARTALFNYLFARHHGGQYLLRIEDTDKARSTKEAVDQILESLDWLGLSPDEPAVMQSAREARHAEVARGLLATGKAYQCFCTPEELTEMREKAAAEGRPPRYDGRWRDRDPAEAPAGVKPVIRIKAPRDGETVIHDLVQGEVRVRNSELDDMIILRSDGTPTYLHAVVVDDHDMAITHVIRGDDHLTNTFRQVMIYDAMGWTRPHFAHIPLIHGADGAKLSKRHGAVGALEFRDQGFLPEAVCNYLLRLGWGHGDEEFVPRDRAIELFELKDVGRAASRMDYAKLTHLNAQYLRQKDADAVTGDVLAILRGRGAVLPEGAVTTIRALMPDIQPRARTLVEAADMCGFAIATIPLNFEPKAAAQLTPEAKERLRDLADFLEEAPWERADLDKWLRDYAEVKSLKLGAVAQPLRAALTGSTQSPPIDAVLFALGKGEALARIRAAA from the coding sequence ATGACAGTCCGCACCCGCTTCGCCCCCTCCCCGACCGGGTATCTGCACATCGGAGGCGCGCGCACCGCCCTCTTCAACTACCTTTTTGCCCGCCATCACGGCGGCCAGTACCTGCTGCGGATCGAGGATACCGATAAGGCCCGCAGCACGAAGGAAGCGGTGGACCAGATCCTCGAGAGCCTGGACTGGCTCGGCCTCTCCCCCGACGAACCTGCGGTGATGCAGAGTGCACGGGAGGCGCGCCATGCCGAGGTGGCGCGGGGGCTGCTAGCGACAGGCAAGGCCTACCAGTGCTTCTGCACCCCGGAAGAGCTGACGGAGATGCGGGAGAAGGCCGCCGCCGAAGGGCGCCCGCCGCGCTATGACGGCCGCTGGCGTGACCGCGACCCGGCCGAGGCGCCGGCCGGCGTAAAGCCCGTCATCCGCATCAAGGCCCCGCGCGATGGCGAGACGGTGATCCACGACCTGGTGCAGGGCGAGGTGCGGGTCAGGAACAGCGAACTGGATGACATGATCATCCTGCGTTCGGACGGGACGCCGACCTATCTGCATGCGGTGGTCGTGGATGACCATGACATGGCCATCACCCATGTCATCCGTGGCGATGACCACCTGACGAACACCTTCCGCCAGGTGATGATCTACGATGCCATGGGTTGGACGCGGCCGCATTTCGCGCATATCCCGCTGATCCATGGCGCCGATGGAGCCAAGCTGTCCAAGCGCCACGGCGCGGTGGGCGCTCTGGAGTTCCGTGACCAGGGCTTCCTGCCGGAAGCCGTCTGCAATTACCTGCTGCGTCTGGGCTGGGGCCATGGCGACGAGGAATTCGTCCCCCGCGACCGCGCCATCGAGCTTTTCGAACTGAAGGATGTCGGCCGCGCCGCCAGCCGGATGGACTATGCCAAGCTGACGCATCTGAACGCGCAGTACTTGCGCCAGAAGGACGCCGATGCCGTCACCGGCGATGTGCTGGCCATTCTGCGGGGCCGTGGCGCGGTCTTGCCGGAAGGCGCGGTCACCACGATCCGCGCGCTGATGCCGGATATCCAGCCGCGTGCCCGCACGCTGGTGGAAGCCGCGGATATGTGCGGCTTCGCCATCGCCACTATCCCGCTGAACTTTGAGCCCAAGGCCGCCGCCCAGCTGACGCCCGAGGCCAAGGAGCGGCTGCGCGACCTGGCGGATTTCCTGGAGGAAGCGCCCTGGGAGCGGGCCGACCTCGACAAGTGGCTGCGCGACTATGCCGAGGTAAAGAGCCTGAAGCTCGGCGCCGTGGCCCAGCCGTTGCGCGCCGCGCTGACCGGCAGCACGCAATCCCCGCCGATTGATGCCGTGCTCTTCGCCCTCGGCAAGGGCGAGGCCCTCGCACGCATCCGCGCCGCCGCCTGA
- a CDS encoding M20 aminoacylase family protein, which translates to MDETLLASLREMQPELAAIRQDIHAHPEIGMEEERTSALVAAKLREYGLQVEEGIGKYGVVATLKGRLPGQRAIGLRADMDALLINEATGLPYASRHQGKMHACGHDGHTTMLLGAAKYLARHPDFGGTVHFIFQPAEEGRGGAVAMLEDGLFDRFPVDAVYGLHNDPGLPLGTFSTRVGPALAASDRWFVTFRGTGGHGGAAPHLSTDVTVVQAQFIMALQTIVSRNVAAVDAAVISVGAVAGGSFGSVNVMPSEIRIGGTSRSYVPAVRDLMEKRLAELAHSVAASFGCTAEPEYLRGTTALVNHAEQTGIALAAAGALVGNGRVDPNAPQTTGGEDFAHMLEARPGAFMFMGQGAGGATSEGLHTPTYNFNDDAIPFGAGYWVSLVRQEMGAAA; encoded by the coding sequence ATGGACGAAACGCTGCTCGCCTCCCTGCGCGAGATGCAACCCGAGCTGGCGGCGATCCGCCAGGACATCCATGCCCATCCCGAGATCGGGATGGAGGAGGAGCGGACCTCCGCCCTGGTTGCCGCCAAGCTGCGGGAATACGGGCTGCAGGTGGAGGAGGGCATCGGCAAGTATGGCGTGGTGGCCACGCTGAAGGGCCGCCTGCCGGGCCAGCGCGCCATCGGCCTTCGGGCCGATATGGATGCGCTGCTGATCAACGAGGCGACGGGCCTGCCCTATGCCTCAAGGCACCAGGGCAAGATGCATGCCTGCGGCCATGACGGCCATACCACCATGCTGCTGGGCGCGGCGAAATACCTGGCCCGGCATCCGGATTTCGGCGGCACCGTGCATTTCATCTTCCAGCCGGCCGAGGAAGGCCGTGGCGGCGCCGTCGCCATGCTGGAGGACGGCCTCTTCGACCGTTTCCCGGTCGATGCCGTCTATGGCCTGCACAACGATCCGGGCCTGCCGCTTGGCACCTTCTCCACCCGCGTCGGGCCGGCCCTGGCGGCCAGCGACCGCTGGTTCGTCACCTTCCGCGGCACGGGCGGGCATGGTGGCGCCGCGCCGCATCTCTCCACCGACGTCACGGTGGTCCAGGCGCAATTCATCATGGCGCTACAGACCATCGTCAGCCGGAATGTGGCCGCGGTGGATGCGGCGGTGATCAGCGTGGGCGCTGTCGCGGGCGGGTCCTTCGGCTCGGTCAATGTGATGCCGTCGGAAATCCGTATTGGCGGCACCTCGCGCAGCTATGTGCCTGCCGTGCGGGACCTGATGGAGAAGCGGCTCGCGGAACTGGCGCATAGCGTCGCCGCCAGCTTCGGCTGCACGGCGGAACCGGAATACCTGCGCGGCACTACTGCCCTGGTGAACCATGCCGAGCAGACCGGCATCGCCCTGGCCGCCGCCGGCGCCTTGGTGGGCAACGGCCGCGTGGATCCGAACGCCCCTCAGACCACCGGTGGCGAGGATTTCGCCCATATGCTGGAGGCCCGCCCCGGCGCCTTCATGTTCATGGGTCAGGGTGCCGGCGGCGCGACCTCGGAAGGGCTGCACACGCCCACCTACAACTTCAACGACGACGCCATTCCCTTCGGCGCCGGTTATTGGGTGAGCCTGGTGCGGCAGGAGATGGGCGCGGCGGCCTGA
- a CDS encoding response regulator gives MEPPPHILVVDDDREIRDLLSKFLERQSCRVTAARDAREARRLWPLGRYHLVVLDLMMPGESGLDFARWLRSHSDVPIVMLTAMSEETDRIVGLELGADDYVAKPFNPRELLARIRAVLRRASGESGNSQEPPPKAIRFAGWTLEPARRRLLNPDGVEVPLTGGEYELLMVLVERPNRVLTRDMLMDLLRGRQAGPFDRAIDVAVSRLRRKLEDDGRNPSLIKTVRGGGYVLAATVEKTSERVEGATG, from the coding sequence ATGGAACCGCCTCCGCATATCCTGGTTGTCGACGATGATCGGGAAATCCGCGATCTGCTGTCGAAATTCCTCGAACGGCAATCCTGCCGGGTCACCGCCGCGCGCGATGCCCGGGAGGCCCGCCGCCTCTGGCCGCTGGGTCGCTACCACCTGGTGGTGCTGGACCTGATGATGCCCGGCGAGTCCGGGCTGGATTTCGCCCGCTGGCTGCGCAGCCACTCCGACGTGCCTATCGTCATGCTGACGGCGATGAGCGAGGAGACCGACCGGATCGTCGGCCTGGAGCTGGGCGCCGACGACTATGTCGCCAAGCCTTTCAACCCGCGTGAGCTGCTGGCGCGCATCCGCGCCGTGCTGCGCCGGGCGAGCGGGGAGAGTGGCAACAGCCAGGAGCCACCACCCAAGGCCATCCGCTTCGCCGGCTGGACGCTGGAGCCAGCGCGCCGCCGCCTGCTGAACCCCGATGGGGTGGAGGTGCCGCTGACCGGCGGCGAGTACGAATTGCTGATGGTGTTGGTGGAGCGGCCCAACCGGGTGCTGACCCGCGACATGCTGATGGACCTTCTGCGTGGCCGCCAGGCCGGGCCCTTCGACCGCGCCATCGATGTCGCCGTCTCCCGCCTGCGGCGCAAGCTTGAGGATGACGGGCGCAACCCCAGCCTCATCAAGACGGTGCGCGGTGGCGGTTATGTGCTGGCCGCGACGGTGGAGAAGACCTCGGAGCGTGTCGAGGGCGCCACAGGGTGA
- a CDS encoding aminotransferase: MPSFRLSPRAAATAAPPIPTARAWAARYAGDAGPMIDLTQAVPGYPPHPGMLERLASAAGSLACAGYGPIDGEAPLREALAEDLSRFYGAGIGAAEVAITAGCNLAFTMTMTVLAGIGDAVLLPTPWYFNQRMALELLGIDALPFETRAEEGFVPDPERLEAALTPRVRAVVLVSPNNPTGAIYPPEIIARIADTCRRKGIWLVLDETYRDFLPEGAPPPHQLFQDPDWQDRVVQLYSFAKAYCIPGHRVGAILGGGAFRAELAKLLDTMQICPPRAAQTALAWAVPALRDWRRGNRAIMAERARAFRAAMTEAPDWKIDALGTYFAYLRLPANMPDALEAAEALASRHGLLTLPGPFFGPGQQRHLRLAFANAEVATLAAVPLRLSQAEKLVTA, encoded by the coding sequence ATGCCAAGCTTTCGCCTCTCGCCCCGCGCCGCCGCCACCGCCGCGCCGCCCATCCCCACCGCCCGCGCCTGGGCGGCCCGCTATGCCGGCGACGCCGGGCCCATGATCGACCTGACGCAGGCGGTGCCCGGCTATCCGCCGCATCCCGGGATGCTGGAGCGGCTGGCCAGCGCCGCCGGCAGCCTCGCCTGCGCCGGCTACGGGCCGATCGATGGCGAAGCGCCGCTGCGGGAAGCGCTGGCGGAGGATCTGTCCCGCTTCTACGGCGCCGGCATTGGCGCCGCCGAGGTCGCGATCACCGCCGGCTGCAACCTTGCCTTCACCATGACCATGACGGTGCTGGCCGGTATCGGCGATGCCGTGCTGCTGCCGACACCCTGGTATTTCAACCAGCGCATGGCGCTGGAGCTTCTGGGCATCGATGCCCTGCCCTTCGAGACCCGTGCCGAGGAGGGCTTCGTGCCCGACCCGGAGCGGCTGGAAGCCGCATTGACGCCCCGGGTGCGCGCGGTAGTGCTGGTCAGCCCCAACAACCCGACCGGCGCCATCTATCCCCCGGAGATCATCGCGCGGATCGCCGATACCTGCCGCCGCAAGGGCATCTGGCTGGTGCTGGACGAGACGTATCGCGATTTCCTGCCGGAAGGCGCTCCGCCACCGCACCAGCTGTTCCAGGACCCGGACTGGCAGGATCGCGTGGTGCAGCTCTATTCCTTCGCCAAGGCCTATTGCATCCCCGGCCACCGCGTCGGCGCCATTCTCGGCGGCGGGGCCTTCCGCGCGGAACTGGCGAAGCTGCTGGACACCATGCAGATCTGCCCCCCGCGCGCCGCGCAGACGGCCCTCGCCTGGGCCGTGCCGGCTCTGCGCGACTGGCGCCGTGGCAACCGCGCCATCATGGCTGAGCGGGCCCGCGCCTTCCGTGCCGCCATGACTGAGGCGCCGGATTGGAAGATCGATGCGCTGGGCACGTATTTCGCGTATCTGCGGCTGCCGGCAAACATGCCGGATGCCCTGGAAGCCGCCGAGGCCCTGGCTTCCAGGCATGGTCTGCTCACCCTCCCCGGTCCCTTCTTCGGGCCGGGCCAGCAGCGCCACCTGCGCCTGGCCTTCGCCAATGCCGAAGTAGCAACCCTGGCGGCGGTCCCGCTCCGCCTGTCTCAGGCCGAGAAGCTGGTCACTGCCTGA
- a CDS encoding DNA-3-methyladenine glycosylase family protein translates to MTGAAPPPWFRAGIEALCRLDPDFTRIEPAAGPLPWRWRPRGFAGLARTILGQQISNQAAGAIWRRFSALPGALEPSGMLLLTDEQLRAAGLSRPKVVHLRALAKACLDGGLKLDALPEMTDAEAVAHLAAQRGLGPWTAQVHLIFAEARPDVFPHGDVALAGALAHLKGLPQRPGPRELTLAAEQWSPWRSLAARLLWHHWRHATGRPVGESD, encoded by the coding sequence GTGACCGGCGCCGCTCCGCCGCCCTGGTTCCGGGCGGGAATCGAGGCCCTCTGCCGCCTGGACCCGGATTTCACCCGCATCGAGCCCGCTGCGGGCCCCCTGCCCTGGCGCTGGCGGCCGCGCGGCTTCGCCGGGCTGGCGCGAACCATCCTGGGGCAGCAGATCAGCAACCAGGCGGCCGGAGCCATCTGGCGACGGTTCTCCGCCCTTCCCGGAGCGCTTGAACCTTCGGGAATGCTGCTCCTGACCGACGAGCAACTGCGCGCCGCCGGCCTCTCCCGCCCCAAGGTGGTGCATCTCCGTGCCCTGGCGAAAGCCTGCCTGGACGGCGGATTGAAGCTGGACGCCCTGCCGGAGATGACGGATGCCGAAGCTGTCGCCCATCTGGCCGCACAACGCGGTCTCGGGCCATGGACGGCGCAGGTCCACCTGATCTTCGCCGAGGCGCGGCCTGATGTCTTTCCCCATGGGGATGTCGCGCTGGCGGGCGCGCTGGCGCATCTGAAGGGCCTGCCGCAGCGCCCGGGCCCGCGTGAGCTCACCCTGGCGGCGGAGCAATGGAGCCCCTGGCGCTCGCTGGCGGCACGATTGCTCTGGCACCACTGGCGGCATGCGACCGGCCGGCCCGTTGGCGAGTCGGACTAG